Proteins from a single region of Ziziphus jujuba cultivar Dongzao chromosome 1, ASM3175591v1:
- the LOC107413941 gene encoding uncharacterized protein LOC107413941 translates to MACFMPFNNRNLDVSFFAFRPTVVLVDDLLDALKHLSLCTETLGCVQSSLIQSIHGNMIIWYGAWLKKSSEDKESLTVTLISMLKNISSMAILVEHTFFDAYAGESRDGSSAAKFYRGDTISISLAVPSSGDFDDLSYACLALFKSHFLKMDGVSAGVCLKCKTTKPTIACFYVWKSLHSCYSWILSRDLRKSTLPYLERFGLDIKYDIFRVVYVSGDNALNLQFFSPHQMFEQEGDSKEPRRIMQN, encoded by the exons ATGGCTTGCTTTATGCCTTTCAACAATAGAAATTTGGATGTAAGCTTTTTTGCCTTCAGGCCAACAGTAGTACTTGTTGATGATCTTCTTGATGCGCTCAAACATTTGTCTCTTTGCACTGAGACTCTTGGTTGTGTTCAGAGTTCTTTGATTCAGAGCATCCATGGAAATATG ATCATATGGTATGGAGCATGGCTCAAGAAATCTTCTGAGGACAAGGAGTCATTAACCGTAACCCTT ATctcaatgttaaaaaatatatcaagcATGGCAATCTTAGTAGAACATACCTTCTTTGATGCATATGCTGGAGAATCAAGGGATGGCTCCTCTGCTGCAAAATTCTACAGAGGTGACACAATCTCCATAAGCTTAGCAGTCCCTTCCTCAGGCGACTTTGATGATCTCTCCTATGCCTGCTTAGCGCTGTTCAAATCCCATTTCCTGAAGATGGATGGCGTATCTGCCGGAGTTTGCTTGAAATGCAAAACCACCAAGCCAACAATAGCTTGCTTTTACGTGTGGAAATCTCTCCATTCTTGTTACTCATGGATTCTGAGCAGAGACCTAAGGAAGTCAACGCTTCCCTATCTTGAACGCTTTGGTCTTGATATTAAGTATGACATTTTTCGGGTAGTGTATGTTAGTGGTGACAATGCACTAAATCTTCAATTCTTCTCTCCTCATCAAATGTTTGAACAAGAAGGAGACAGCAAAGAACCAAGGCGGATCATGCAAaactga